Genomic window (Oryzias latipes chromosome 17, ASM223467v1):
CAAGCGAAGGGATGAAAAGGGGAGTGCGGCACATCAGAGAGAGGCAGATCATCTGATGAAGCCGCCAGTTCTCTCTATTGAGGCTGAGCATGTGCAGTGATGTGTGCCTTATGGTAGCCATGTCTGAGTTTCTGCTCAGTCACTGGGGCTGAAAGTGATCAACTGATCAAAATGGTACtatgttatgtttgtttttttgttgtccgTTTTGTATTTATGATGCATGTTATTAGGTACGgtgcaataaataaatgttaaaacacaagtTGGATCATTTTACCCTCATGGGGCTTGGGTTAATTCTATCACATACATTTGAATAGAGACCCTGTGAATGTTTGAAGAGAGGTGCCACTGTCACCCTTGACCCCTTCAGCTCATCACCGCGACCAACATACCGCATGCGCGCCCACGTGCTTCTATTGCGCGTCGCCGTTCCTGCGATTTCCAGGAGGCTGTGATCGGATTCCTGACGAGTCTCAGCCAGGACAGAATGAACAACAAATTCGATGCGTGAGTAGCAGCTCTTTTGCGTTAGAACTTCGATCGAAAACGGTTCACTGTCTGGAAACGGGGAATCAAGAATCATGCGTTACGCATTCAACGAAAGGTGTGTCCATTTTATCAGCACGATGCAGTGATAGATCTGTTATTAACCCGCATATCAGCGAAAGTCATACCGGTGTGTACTTTAACTGCATATGGAACAGCAGCATTACATTTATGGGCGTTTATGTTGAGTAGTGTAGCCAGGCTGCTAGCAATAGCTTAGCAAAACGGAAGACGGGTAGGCCTCGAATCCCCGGTGTAGTGGTAGGGCAGAGGCCCGGAGAGGGTGTGTGCAGTCACGGTGTAAACTGTGAACGGGAAGACGGATCAAACGGTGATTTAAAGCAAATGTAGTGTTAGCATATTTACGCTGGTGTATTTGTGTGCATAAATTGATGCcgtttttctgttaaaatatcCAACATTAAATACAAAGTGAAGAACATTCCAGTTAATCGGCTAGTTTAGCCAACAGCAACCCGGTAATGACTGCATGCTTAAACGAatggactttttgtttttcctgtttttatcctttaagcagcttttatttttcatgatggaCTCGAGTTTGGTTTATATCATCATTGTTAGTCATTTAAACACATTGCACCTTTTTAGATTTTCCAGCGAATTAGGGAAGTGAAGATCATTGGATGGATCGTTTTTGAATTTAACTAACTTTTCGTTTCCAGTCTGAAAGACGATGACAGTGGAGATCACGACCAGGACCAAAGCTCACCGAAAGATAGCGAAACGATAAAGATTGAGGACGACGAAAAGGAGCAGAACACAACTAAGAAAAAAGTGAGTTAGGAGATTTCAGTGTTTGCATGATAGAGCGGCCTGAATTCCTGAAGGCACCTACTAGAGCTTCCTCGTTTCTTTTGCAGATGGTGGTTCCAGGAGCAGGAGAGCATCCTCTTCAGTACAACTACACTTTCTGGTACTCCAGGCGCACGCCAGGGCGACCAGCAAGCACCCAGAGCTACGAACAGAACATTAAACAGATCGGCAGCTTTGCCTCGGTTTGTCATCTCTGTGACGCTCTTCACATCTGAGCCAAATGATGCCATTGCTCACTGGCTGTGCTGCAGCAAACTATCACAACCATGAACGCTCTGATCTTTTTCAGGTGGAACAGTTCTGGCGTTTCTATAGTCACATGATCCGGCCTGGCGACCTAACCGGTCACAGTGACTTCCACCTGTTTAAAGAAGGAATTAAGCCCATGTGGGAGGTGTGTACACTTGCTACACGTTTTAATGACCTTTTTAAGGAATGTGTTTGGATACTTTAgtgatgtttttgctttgaaactCTGATTAGGATGATGCCAATAAAATGGGCGGGAAGTGGATTATTCGCTTAAGAAAAGGCCTTGCGTCCCGGTGCTGGGAGAACCTGATCCTGGCCATGCTGGGGGAGCAGTTCATGGTGGGAGAGGAAATATGTGGAGCTGTGGTGTCCGTCCGTTTTCAGGTAAAAACTCACACCAGCGAGGCCTAATGCTCTACAACAGCATTTGTACAACAGTGACAGTAAATAAGTGTTTACAGGGCGTAGTTATcttctttttgtgttgttgttgtt
Coding sequences:
- the eif4e2 gene encoding eukaryotic translation initiation factor 4E type 2 isoform X4; this translates as MNNKFDALKDDDSGDHDQDQSSPKDSETIKIEDDEKEQNTTKKKMVVPGAGEHPLQYNYTFWYSRRTPGRPASTQSYEQNIKQIGSFASVEQFWRFYSHMIRPGDLTGHSDFHLFKEGIKPMWEDDANKMGGKWIIRLRKGLASRCWENLILAMLGEQFMVGEEICGAVVSVRFQEDIISIWNKTASDQGTTARIRDTLRRVLNLPPNTIMEYKTHTDSIKYSLGRLPWAGEC
- the eif4e2 gene encoding eukaryotic translation initiation factor 4E type 2 isoform X3; the encoded protein is MRYAFNESLKDDDSGDHDQDQSSPKDSETIKIEDDEKEQNTTKKKMVVPGAGEHPLQYNYTFWYSRRTPGRPASTQSYEQNIKQIGSFASVEQFWRFYSHMIRPGDLTGHSDFHLFKEGIKPMWEDDANKMGGKWIIRLRKGLASRCWENLILAMLGEQFMVGEEICGAVVSVRFQEDIISIWNKTASDQGTTARIRDTLRRVLNLPPNTIMEYKTHTDSIKYSLGRLPWAGEC
- the eif4e2 gene encoding eukaryotic translation initiation factor 4E type 2 isoform X5, giving the protein MVVPGAGEHPLQYNYTFWYSRRTPGRPASTQSYEQNIKQIGSFASVEQFWRFYSHMIRPGDLTGHSDFHLFKEGIKPMWEDDANKMGGKWIIRLRKGLASRCWENLILAMLGEQFMVGEEICGAVVSVRFQEDIISIWNKTASDQGTTARIRDTLRRVLNLPPNTIMEYKTHTDSIKAWEDFHGLVNASGGR
- the eif4e2 gene encoding eukaryotic translation initiation factor 4E type 2 isoform X2: MNNKFDALKDDDSGDHDQDQSSPKDSETIKIEDDEKEQNTTKKKMVVPGAGEHPLQYNYTFWYSRRTPGRPASTQSYEQNIKQIGSFASVEQFWRFYSHMIRPGDLTGHSDFHLFKEGIKPMWEDDANKMGGKWIIRLRKGLASRCWENLILAMLGEQFMVGEEICGAVVSVRFQEDIISIWNKTASDQGTTARIRDTLRRVLNLPPNTIMEYKTHTDSIKAWEDFHGLVNASGGR
- the eif4e2 gene encoding eukaryotic translation initiation factor 4E type 2 isoform X1; this translates as MRYAFNESLKDDDSGDHDQDQSSPKDSETIKIEDDEKEQNTTKKKMVVPGAGEHPLQYNYTFWYSRRTPGRPASTQSYEQNIKQIGSFASVEQFWRFYSHMIRPGDLTGHSDFHLFKEGIKPMWEDDANKMGGKWIIRLRKGLASRCWENLILAMLGEQFMVGEEICGAVVSVRFQEDIISIWNKTASDQGTTARIRDTLRRVLNLPPNTIMEYKTHTDSIKAWEDFHGLVNASGGR